A single genomic interval of Acetobacteroides hydrogenigenes harbors:
- a CDS encoding FecR family protein: MRIDEGLLLRYLRGNTNNLENAEVESWYNESPENKKLLEQLYYTVFIGDRLDDMESVDVEKSLKEFKALLEKNRRKTKTLKLWTSKVAAVAAFFIGIVVTSAIFLIAVNKQSEYTVITDAGEQSQVLLPDGSKVWVNSSSKLTYTTSMFSSKRNVLLTGEAYFKVAKDKRSQFVVNSKNVETRVYGTEFNVKARLEDELVTTTLYSGSVSVNVPNAGNGEHKLTPGNRIEVDTKTKVVTYSSVSNQKYPIWIRGKFHFEQTTLLEIALTLEKHYGVRFVFLDNSLKKERFTCDFYKDEGLDKILSILKMTRSIDYSIKSKTVYLFKPGRK, encoded by the coding sequence ATGAGAATAGATGAAGGTTTACTTCTTCGCTACTTAAGAGGGAATACCAATAACCTTGAAAATGCAGAAGTAGAAAGTTGGTATAACGAGTCCCCCGAAAATAAGAAGCTGCTAGAGCAGCTTTACTATACAGTTTTTATCGGCGATCGATTAGACGATATGGAAAGCGTAGACGTTGAAAAGTCGCTAAAAGAATTTAAGGCGCTACTTGAAAAGAATAGGCGTAAAACTAAAACCCTAAAGCTATGGACAAGTAAGGTTGCCGCCGTTGCCGCATTCTTTATTGGAATAGTGGTGACTAGTGCAATTTTTTTGATAGCAGTTAACAAACAATCGGAATATACGGTAATTACCGATGCAGGAGAGCAATCTCAGGTTCTATTGCCCGATGGTTCTAAGGTCTGGGTAAACTCGTCGTCGAAGTTGACATATACAACCTCGATGTTTTCTTCCAAAAGAAATGTGCTCCTTACCGGAGAGGCATACTTTAAGGTTGCAAAAGACAAGCGATCACAGTTTGTCGTAAACAGTAAAAATGTAGAGACAAGGGTATACGGAACGGAGTTCAACGTAAAGGCTAGATTGGAAGACGAGCTGGTGACAACAACATTATACAGCGGTTCTGTTTCGGTGAATGTGCCTAATGCAGGAAATGGAGAGCATAAGCTTACTCCGGGGAATAGAATTGAGGTAGATACCAAAACAAAAGTGGTCACCTACTCATCTGTTTCGAATCAAAAGTATCCTATTTGGATAAGGGGTAAGTTCCATTTCGAGCAAACTACGCTGCTCGAAATAGCCTTAACTCTCGAAAAGCACTACGGAGTAAGGTTTGTGTTTCTCGATAACAGCTTAAAGAAAGAACGCTTTACCTGCGACTTCTATAAAGATGAAGGTTTAGACAAAATATTGTCAATCCTAAAGATGACCCGAAGCATTGATTATTCGATAAAAAGTAAGACCGTATACCTTTTTAAACCTGGCCGAAAATAA
- a CDS encoding RNA polymerase sigma-70 factor: MEENSQLKDISDNRKIVEMLRNNDEESFDAVYRYYFQKLFAFACQYLSRDEAEEVVQETMVWLWENRDKLIAELNLKTLLFTIVKNKSLNKISHQKVKQKVHQEIVEKFDEQFSSPDFYLETELFELYQEALKKVPEEFRKTYEMHRNGNLTHKEIAEKLNVSPQLVNYHIGQVLKILRAELKDYLPIMVALGIIKL; this comes from the coding sequence ATGGAAGAGAACTCGCAACTAAAAGATATTTCGGATAATCGGAAGATCGTCGAGATGCTACGTAATAACGACGAGGAGAGCTTCGATGCGGTATATCGGTACTACTTCCAGAAGCTATTTGCATTTGCCTGCCAATATTTAAGCCGCGACGAAGCTGAAGAGGTTGTTCAGGAAACAATGGTATGGCTATGGGAAAATAGAGATAAGCTAATAGCCGAGCTTAACCTTAAGACGCTTCTATTTACCATCGTTAAGAATAAATCGCTCAATAAGATATCGCACCAAAAGGTAAAGCAAAAGGTTCATCAGGAGATTGTAGAAAAGTTTGATGAGCAATTTTCTTCTCCCGATTTCTACCTCGAGACGGAGCTATTTGAGCTTTACCAGGAAGCGCTTAAAAAGGTTCCCGAAGAGTTTCGTAAAACCTACGAAATGCATAGGAATGGAAACCTCACCCATAAGGAGATTGCCGAAAAGCTGAACGTTTCTCCGCAGCTGGTAAACTACCACATCGGACAGGTTCTTAAGATACTTCGTGCAGAGCTAAAAGACTATCTACCAATTATGGTGGCCCTTGGAATAATTAAGCTTTGA
- a CDS encoding GH92 family glycosyl hydrolase — MKRITVAALLTPLLLGVAGRAFAQEPISYVNTLMGTESTYQFSYGNTYPAVAVPWGMNFWSPQTGENRSGWMYSYADKEIRGFRQTHQPSPWINDYGTFSIMPVSGELKLSDKERGAAYSHSNLKAQPNYFKVTFDNGTSTEMTATTRGAIFRIRFAPNQKRYLVVDAYDGGSGVTISKDRKRITGYVRNNSGDVPANFANYFTIELNKPIVSGGTSTDNVATEGKMEAEGKKTLAYVVPDVKDGEELIVRVASSFISPEQAQRNFDREVAGKSFDSIKAEAAKEWNTYMNRIKVEGGTDEQLRTFYSCLYRVLLFPRQFFEFDKGNKPIYYSPYDGKVHSGYMYTDNGFWDTFRAVHPLFTLVYPEVSVKITQSIINAYNESGFLPEWASPGHRGCMIGNNSISILTDAWMKGIRTIDAKKTLEAMIHQTKFQGPHSSVGRNGADAYFKLGYVPYPDFNESTAKTLEYAYADWCLSQFAGSIGRKDVQREYQKYAYNYKNVFDTSVGFVRGKDKNGKWIEPFDAVEWGGPFTEGSSWHWTWSVMHNPEGLAQLFGGHKAMGKRLDSLFTAPNTYKVGTYGFVIHEIAEMVALNMGQYAHGNQPIQHAIYLYNHIGEPWKAQYHLRNVMNRLYNSGSKGYCGDEDNGQTSAWYVFSAMGFYPVCPGKPEYVLGSPLFKKATISLPNGKKFTIDAQGNDAKNVYIDNAQLSGKPFTRNFLTHKEIVGGGTLKLKMADKPNTSRGTKNSDLPYSMDKK; from the coding sequence ATGAAGAGAATAACCGTTGCAGCATTGCTCACTCCTCTCCTACTCGGGGTAGCGGGAAGAGCATTTGCTCAGGAGCCCATCTCCTACGTCAACACGCTGATGGGAACCGAATCGACCTACCAGTTCTCGTACGGGAACACCTACCCGGCGGTGGCTGTTCCTTGGGGAATGAACTTCTGGAGCCCACAAACGGGCGAGAATCGTAGCGGATGGATGTACTCCTATGCCGACAAGGAGATACGAGGCTTCCGCCAAACCCATCAGCCCAGCCCATGGATTAACGACTACGGAACTTTTTCCATTATGCCCGTTTCGGGCGAGCTGAAGCTCTCGGACAAGGAGCGCGGCGCAGCCTATAGCCACAGCAACCTAAAGGCGCAGCCCAACTACTTTAAGGTAACCTTCGACAATGGAACATCTACCGAGATGACGGCCACCACGAGGGGAGCCATTTTCCGCATTCGCTTTGCCCCCAATCAAAAGCGCTACCTAGTGGTAGATGCCTACGATGGCGGCAGCGGCGTAACTATTAGTAAGGATCGTAAGCGCATCACCGGATATGTGAGGAATAATAGCGGAGACGTTCCTGCCAACTTCGCCAACTACTTTACCATCGAGCTCAACAAGCCAATCGTTAGCGGTGGAACCTCTACCGACAATGTTGCTACCGAGGGTAAGATGGAGGCCGAGGGAAAGAAGACCCTTGCCTACGTGGTTCCCGATGTTAAGGATGGCGAGGAGCTGATCGTTCGTGTTGCCTCGTCGTTTATCTCGCCCGAGCAGGCGCAGAGGAACTTCGACCGCGAGGTTGCCGGCAAATCGTTCGATTCCATTAAGGCCGAAGCCGCAAAAGAGTGGAACACCTACATGAATCGCATTAAGGTAGAGGGCGGCACCGACGAGCAGCTGCGCACATTCTACTCGTGCCTATACCGTGTGCTGCTTTTCCCACGTCAATTCTTCGAGTTTGATAAGGGCAACAAGCCCATCTACTACAGCCCATACGATGGCAAGGTACATAGCGGCTACATGTACACCGATAACGGCTTCTGGGACACCTTCCGCGCCGTACATCCGCTCTTTACCTTGGTTTACCCCGAGGTTTCGGTAAAGATTACCCAGTCGATCATCAACGCCTACAACGAGAGCGGCTTCCTTCCCGAGTGGGCAAGCCCCGGACATCGCGGCTGCATGATTGGGAACAACTCCATCTCCATCCTTACCGATGCCTGGATGAAGGGTATCCGTACCATCGATGCCAAGAAAACCCTAGAGGCAATGATTCATCAAACCAAATTTCAGGGGCCTCACTCATCGGTTGGACGCAATGGCGCAGATGCCTACTTTAAGCTGGGTTATGTCCCCTACCCCGATTTCAACGAGTCTACTGCCAAGACTTTGGAGTACGCATATGCCGACTGGTGCTTATCGCAGTTCGCCGGATCAATCGGACGTAAGGATGTTCAGAGGGAGTACCAAAAGTATGCCTATAACTACAAGAACGTATTCGATACCAGCGTAGGTTTTGTGCGCGGAAAGGATAAGAACGGCAAGTGGATTGAACCTTTCGATGCAGTAGAATGGGGTGGACCATTTACCGAAGGAAGCTCGTGGCACTGGACTTGGAGCGTAATGCATAATCCCGAAGGATTGGCGCAGCTATTTGGTGGCCACAAGGCGATGGGCAAAAGGTTAGACTCGCTATTTACCGCACCAAACACCTACAAGGTGGGAACCTACGGTTTTGTTATCCACGAAATAGCCGAGATGGTTGCCCTAAACATGGGACAGTACGCCCACGGCAACCAGCCCATTCAGCACGCCATCTACCTTTACAACCACATAGGCGAACCCTGGAAGGCGCAGTACCACCTACGCAACGTAATGAACCGACTCTACAACTCGGGCAGCAAGGGCTACTGCGGCGACGAGGATAACGGACAAACCTCGGCATGGTACGTCTTTTCGGCGATGGGCTTCTACCCCGTATGCCCCGGAAAGCCCGAGTATGTGCTCGGATCGCCACTATTCAAGAAGGCAACCATCAGCCTACCCAACGGCAAGAAGTTTACCATCGATGCGCAGGGCAACGATGCGAAGAATGTTTACATCGACAACGCCCAGCTATCGGGCAAACCCTTTACGCGAAACTTCCTTACCCATAAGGAGATTGTTGGCGGCGGCACGCTTAAGCTAAAGATGGCCGACAAGCCCAACACATCAAGGGGAACCAAGAATTCAGACTTACCCTACTCGATGGATAAGAAATAG
- a CDS encoding GH92 family glycosyl hydrolase, producing MAISTAGMAATGDYVKYVNPFIGTGGHGHTFPGPVVPHGMIQPSPDTRMLDWDSCSGYYYDDTTINGFSHTHLSGTGCCDYGDVLLMPTVGRQDYFSLGSKSQRMAYASSFSHRNEHAEPGYYSVLLDRYKVKAELTATKRAAIHRYTFPESKNAGFILDFDYSLQQQTNKEMQIEVISNTEIRGRKKTMYWAFDQYINFYVKFSKPFTYTMVTDSMALDKGGRKRPVAKVLLHFSTKKGEVVLAKMGISSVDMQGAKMNLEAEIPGWDFNGVRASARKAWNDYLAKIDVKDKNTQNKTIFYTALYHSAISPNIFSDVDGRHLGMDLKIHQGDPHKPQYTVFSLWDTFRALHPLQTIIDPKLNQTFIRSLIQKSREEGIFPMWELSGNETGEMIGYHAVPVIVDAYMKGYRDFDVEEALKMSVRTAEYDTAGINCPRLVLPRLMPQAKYWKNRIGYVPCDKDNESVAKALEYAYDDWCISILADSLGKKDIANRYATFGEGYRNYFDPSVRFMRGKDSNGNWRTPFNPTSSVHRNDDYCEGNAWQWTWFVPQNVDGLMKLMGGKQAFIGKLDSLFSASSKMEGESVSADISGLIGQYAHGNEPSHHITHLYNYVGQPWKTQALVDSVLHSLYHNAPNGLSGNEDCGQMSAWYILNSMGFYQVCPGKPVYSIGRPLFSEVTINLENGKHFTIVTKENSRKNRYIQSVSLNGKPLSTPFFTHSDLTNGGTLVITMGDRPNYHTFRE from the coding sequence ATGGCCATTTCGACAGCGGGAATGGCCGCTACGGGCGATTACGTGAAGTACGTAAACCCCTTTATCGGAACGGGTGGACATGGGCATACCTTTCCGGGCCCCGTTGTTCCTCATGGCATGATTCAGCCCAGTCCCGATACGCGGATGCTCGATTGGGACTCCTGCTCGGGCTACTACTACGATGATACCACCATCAACGGCTTTTCGCATACGCACCTTAGCGGTACGGGCTGCTGCGACTACGGCGATGTGCTGCTGATGCCTACCGTTGGCAGGCAGGACTACTTTTCGTTGGGATCGAAGAGCCAGCGAATGGCCTACGCCTCCTCGTTCTCGCATAGGAACGAGCATGCCGAGCCGGGCTACTACTCCGTTTTGCTCGATCGCTACAAGGTAAAGGCCGAGCTAACCGCCACCAAGCGCGCCGCCATCCATCGATATACCTTCCCAGAGAGTAAGAACGCTGGTTTTATCCTCGACTTCGACTACAGCCTTCAGCAGCAAACCAACAAGGAGATGCAGATTGAGGTTATCAGCAATACGGAGATCCGCGGGCGAAAGAAAACCATGTACTGGGCTTTCGATCAGTACATCAACTTCTACGTTAAGTTCTCCAAACCCTTTACCTACACCATGGTAACCGACTCCATGGCCTTGGATAAGGGCGGACGAAAGCGCCCCGTTGCCAAGGTGCTGCTCCACTTCAGCACCAAAAAGGGCGAAGTGGTGCTGGCTAAGATGGGCATCTCGTCGGTGGATATGCAGGGGGCTAAGATGAACCTTGAGGCGGAAATTCCAGGATGGGATTTTAATGGAGTTCGCGCTTCGGCCCGTAAGGCCTGGAACGACTACCTTGCCAAGATCGATGTAAAGGATAAGAACACTCAGAATAAGACCATATTCTACACGGCACTCTACCACAGCGCCATATCTCCAAACATCTTTTCGGATGTAGATGGAAGACATTTGGGGATGGACCTCAAGATCCATCAGGGTGATCCGCATAAGCCTCAGTACACCGTCTTCTCGTTGTGGGATACCTTTAGGGCGCTTCACCCCTTGCAGACGATTATCGATCCGAAGCTGAACCAGACGTTTATCCGATCGCTGATTCAGAAGTCGCGCGAGGAGGGCATCTTCCCCATGTGGGAGCTAAGCGGCAACGAAACCGGCGAGATGATCGGCTACCATGCCGTTCCGGTTATAGTCGATGCCTACATGAAGGGCTACCGCGATTTTGATGTGGAGGAGGCGCTTAAGATGAGCGTTCGCACGGCCGAGTACGACACCGCCGGGATTAATTGCCCCCGCTTGGTGCTGCCCCGCCTGATGCCACAGGCTAAGTACTGGAAGAACAGGATAGGCTATGTGCCCTGCGATAAGGACAACGAATCGGTAGCCAAGGCGCTGGAGTATGCCTACGACGACTGGTGCATCTCCATTCTGGCAGATAGCTTGGGTAAGAAGGACATTGCCAACCGCTACGCCACATTTGGCGAAGGGTATAGGAACTACTTCGATCCATCCGTAAGGTTTATGCGAGGCAAGGATTCGAACGGCAATTGGCGCACGCCGTTTAATCCCACCTCGTCAGTTCACCGCAACGACGACTACTGCGAGGGCAACGCCTGGCAATGGACGTGGTTTGTTCCCCAAAATGTTGATGGGCTGATGAAGCTGATGGGCGGTAAGCAGGCTTTTATAGGCAAGCTCGATTCGCTCTTCTCCGCCAGCTCCAAAATGGAAGGCGAGTCCGTATCGGCTGATATCTCGGGTCTTATCGGGCAGTACGCGCATGGCAACGAGCCAAGCCATCACATCACCCACCTATACAACTACGTTGGACAGCCTTGGAAAACCCAGGCATTGGTGGATAGCGTGCTGCACAGCCTCTATCATAACGCGCCAAACGGTCTCTCGGGCAACGAGGACTGCGGCCAGATGTCGGCATGGTACATCCTAAACAGCATGGGCTTCTACCAGGTTTGCCCGGGCAAGCCGGTGTACTCCATTGGTCGCCCCCTTTTCAGCGAGGTGACCATCAACCTGGAGAATGGCAAGCACTTTACCATCGTCACCAAGGAGAACAGCCGAAAGAACCGATATATTCAATCGGTAAGCCTCAACGGGAAACCGCTTAGCACGCCATTCTTTACCCATTCCGACTTGACAAACGGTGGAACGCTGGTAATAACGATGGGCGATAGGCCAAATTATCATACCTTTAGGGAGTAG
- a CDS encoding DUF6261 family protein: MSKFLSFLRKCLLNSLVGYANDLNLILTAEENAELFASNAYKTYQGTFTRMELGYMQVRKNPYTDKVSEIAKMRGKSFQAIHMGIKSYLNSSIEAERNAAIILNALFTRYAAEFSNTSYSGATGMINSFIQDVKQQVYVDAMATLKLESKLQQLLAEEAEYEAVFLQSIMKNIEAEENEGASNIRNEFHADTRNLLVYIGIKASEEKTSKWAELYSTIAIHNAKFEKGEAVRQAALKKKREEKKNNQKPEA; this comes from the coding sequence ATGAGCAAATTTTTGTCATTCTTAAGAAAATGCCTACTTAACTCACTTGTAGGCTACGCCAACGACCTAAACCTAATTCTAACTGCTGAGGAGAATGCCGAGCTGTTCGCATCGAACGCTTACAAAACGTATCAAGGCACCTTTACCCGAATGGAGCTGGGGTACATGCAGGTACGCAAGAATCCGTATACCGATAAGGTGTCGGAAATTGCGAAGATGCGGGGCAAGTCGTTCCAAGCTATCCACATGGGAATAAAGAGCTACCTGAACTCCAGCATCGAAGCGGAACGGAATGCAGCTATTATACTCAATGCGCTCTTTACGAGGTACGCAGCTGAGTTCTCGAATACCAGCTACAGCGGTGCAACCGGAATGATTAACAGCTTCATTCAGGATGTAAAGCAGCAGGTGTATGTTGATGCGATGGCTACCCTAAAGCTGGAATCGAAGCTGCAGCAGCTCCTTGCTGAAGAGGCCGAGTACGAAGCAGTATTCCTCCAAAGTATCATGAAGAATATTGAAGCAGAAGAGAATGAAGGTGCTTCCAATATCCGTAACGAATTTCATGCCGATACCCGCAATCTGCTGGTATATATCGGCATTAAGGCTAGCGAGGAAAAGACCAGCAAGTGGGCAGAACTCTATTCTACGATTGCGATCCACAACGCCAAATTCGAGAAGGGCGAGGCTGTTCGTCAGGCCGCCCTCAAGAAGAAGCGCGAGGAGAAGAAAAATAACCAAAAGCCGGAAGCATAG
- a CDS encoding NUDIX hydrolase has protein sequence MIETANNKYDGVVVDSTTLPDNLDDFKKGIVELVESLTNKRLLWIKIPIEKSEFIPVLTKLDFEFHHCDERSVMLVKKLAHDSFIPTTKNYIVGVGAIVLNQGQLLVVKDRFSEGYKLPGGHIDKNESIKDALRREVLEETGVSVEFESIVNIGHFRNGQFGESNLYIVCTAKAFSNDISINDSSEIVEARWIEPTEFLRSDDVNSYNKSVVLAALNNKELKLTEQQVKLRVPGGEVFF, from the coding sequence ATGATAGAAACAGCTAATAACAAGTATGATGGAGTGGTAGTAGACAGTACAACACTTCCAGATAATTTGGATGATTTCAAAAAGGGAATAGTAGAATTAGTTGAAAGCCTAACGAATAAAAGGCTTCTATGGATAAAAATCCCAATCGAGAAGTCTGAATTTATACCCGTACTTACCAAGCTTGATTTTGAGTTTCATCACTGCGACGAGAGAAGCGTAATGCTTGTAAAAAAGCTGGCGCACGACTCCTTTATTCCTACAACTAAAAACTACATTGTAGGAGTTGGTGCAATTGTGCTTAACCAAGGACAGCTGCTGGTGGTTAAGGATCGATTCTCGGAAGGCTATAAGCTGCCTGGCGGGCATATTGATAAGAACGAATCCATAAAGGATGCACTAAGGAGAGAGGTTCTCGAAGAAACCGGAGTAAGCGTTGAGTTCGAATCTATTGTAAATATTGGGCATTTCAGAAATGGGCAGTTTGGAGAATCGAACCTTTATATTGTATGTACAGCAAAAGCCTTTTCTAATGATATTTCTATAAACGATTCGTCTGAAATTGTCGAAGCACGTTGGATAGAACCTACAGAATTTCTTCGCTCAGACGATGTGAATAGCTACAATAAGAGTGTTGTCTTGGCAGCACTCAACAATAAAGAGCTAAAGCTTACCGAACAGCAGGTTAAGCTTAGAGTCCCTGGAGGTGAGGTGTTCTTTTAA
- a CDS encoding LysR family transcriptional regulator: MITTSNQIEFRHLKYFLALATDLHFRKAAERLYISQPGLSRQIKQLEDDLGIKLFVRHNRKVELTQAGLYLQEELTKTFKRLDDIVAHAKLLNDGIAGNLKLGYIGSAMQKVIPELLLRFRTEHPNIIFSLNEMGNEEQVQALLKQEIDIGFVRMERMPRGLSTRSVFEDTFSLVLPKDHAITEASFKDLSQLKDESFILFDASFSESYYVNIMQIFDTSGFTPIVSHYTVNASSIFRLVENGFGVSIVPTSLKLGYDMGIKFVELKKIPQRTTLKMVWSSKNPNPILNSFLQVME, translated from the coding sequence ATGATAACCACAAGTAATCAAATAGAGTTCCGACATCTGAAGTATTTCCTTGCGCTAGCAACGGATTTGCACTTTAGAAAGGCTGCAGAGCGGCTGTACATCTCGCAACCTGGACTAAGCCGACAGATAAAGCAGCTGGAGGATGACCTTGGCATCAAGTTATTCGTGAGGCATAACCGAAAGGTGGAGCTTACGCAGGCGGGATTGTACCTTCAGGAGGAGCTAACCAAAACCTTTAAGCGGTTGGACGACATTGTTGCCCATGCCAAGCTGCTGAACGACGGCATCGCCGGCAACCTGAAATTGGGCTACATCGGTTCTGCCATGCAAAAGGTGATTCCCGAGCTGCTCCTTAGGTTCAGAACCGAGCATCCCAACATCATCTTTAGCCTAAACGAGATGGGCAACGAGGAGCAGGTGCAGGCGCTGCTGAAGCAGGAGATCGATATCGGCTTTGTGCGCATGGAGCGCATGCCAAGGGGCTTAAGTACACGATCAGTCTTCGAGGATACCTTTTCGCTGGTGCTTCCCAAGGATCATGCGATAACCGAGGCGAGCTTTAAGGACCTCTCGCAGCTGAAGGATGAGTCATTTATCCTCTTCGATGCCTCGTTTAGCGAGTCGTACTACGTAAACATTATGCAAATATTCGATACTAGCGGTTTTACCCCTATCGTTTCGCACTATACGGTTAACGCCAGCTCCATCTTTAGGCTGGTGGAGAATGGTTTTGGCGTCTCCATCGTGCCAACATCGCTAAAGCTGGGCTACGATATGGGAATTAAGTTCGTAGAGCTTAAGAAAATCCCCCAGCGCACCACCTTAAAGATGGTTTGGAGCAGTAAGAACCCCAATCCAATCCTTAACAGCTTCTTGCAAGTGATGGAGTAG
- the hutH gene encoding histidine ammonia-lyase — protein MFKYGIDHLTVDKTIEIAQGKLKAGLTPEAIKKVNDCRAHVDAIASSDKAVYGINTGFGPLCDTQITPAETSKLQENLIITHAVGVGNPIDRELSKIMMICKVHALCQGFSGIRLEVVERIIFFIENDLLPVVLEQGSVGASGDLVPLSHLFLTLLGEGEFWQGDERVPAKEVLAKHNLEPITLAAKEGLALINGTQFILSHAIKGLHKMAYLLDLADVAGAMSLEGFQGSAAPFKEALHTIRPFKGNLVVAERMRMLLKDSQNVSSHVSCERVQDPYSLRCIPQVHGAARNAWYHLNDMAEIEMNSVTDNPIVLSDTEAISGGNFHGQPMANVQDYCANAASILGGISDRRSYLLLEGKYGLPRLLTTSGGLNSGYMIPQYTTAALVTENKTLCFPASADSIPTSLGQEDYVSMGSISGRKFNQILGNLEKIFAIELMYATQAMEFRRPNRFSPIIEENFRIIRSKVAKLEDDRVLKDDVTAMVELVKARAFVVK, from the coding sequence ATGTTTAAATACGGAATCGATCACTTAACCGTTGATAAGACCATCGAGATTGCCCAAGGCAAGCTCAAGGCAGGGCTAACACCCGAGGCCATTAAAAAGGTAAACGATTGCAGAGCACATGTCGATGCAATTGCCAGCTCCGACAAGGCAGTTTACGGTATTAATACCGGTTTTGGTCCACTTTGCGATACACAAATCACCCCCGCCGAGACCAGCAAGCTGCAGGAAAACCTGATTATCACCCATGCCGTTGGCGTAGGAAACCCTATCGATAGGGAGCTGTCAAAAATCATGATGATATGTAAGGTTCACGCCCTCTGCCAAGGATTTTCGGGCATCCGCCTAGAGGTTGTGGAGCGTATCATATTCTTTATCGAGAACGATCTTCTTCCTGTAGTTCTAGAACAAGGTTCGGTAGGAGCATCCGGCGACCTTGTTCCACTATCGCACCTATTCCTAACGCTTTTAGGCGAAGGTGAATTCTGGCAAGGCGACGAGCGTGTTCCTGCCAAGGAGGTTTTGGCAAAGCATAACCTAGAACCCATCACGCTTGCGGCTAAGGAAGGCTTGGCCCTTATAAACGGAACACAGTTTATCCTTTCTCACGCCATTAAGGGATTACATAAGATGGCATACCTGCTCGATCTTGCCGATGTTGCCGGAGCAATGAGCCTCGAAGGATTCCAAGGAAGCGCTGCACCATTTAAAGAAGCGCTGCATACTATCCGCCCATTTAAGGGAAACCTTGTTGTTGCCGAGCGTATGCGTATGTTACTAAAGGATTCTCAGAATGTATCGTCGCATGTTAGCTGCGAACGCGTGCAGGACCCATATTCGTTACGCTGTATTCCACAGGTACACGGTGCAGCACGCAATGCATGGTATCACCTAAACGATATGGCAGAGATTGAGATGAATTCGGTAACCGATAATCCAATTGTACTAAGCGATACCGAAGCAATCTCGGGAGGAAACTTCCACGGACAACCGATGGCAAATGTTCAGGACTACTGCGCTAATGCTGCATCGATACTTGGAGGCATTTCGGATAGAAGAAGCTACCTGCTGCTCGAAGGAAAGTACGGTTTACCTCGCCTGCTTACAACTAGCGGCGGACTAAACTCTGGATACATGATTCCACAGTACACCACCGCTGCATTGGTTACCGAAAACAAGACGCTTTGCTTCCCCGCATCGGCTGATAGTATCCCAACATCGCTCGGACAGGAAGATTACGTTTCGATGGGTAGCATATCAGGACGAAAATTTAACCAAATACTGGGTAATCTCGAAAAGATATTCGCCATCGAGCTCATGTACGCCACACAAGCCATGGAGTTCAGACGTCCAAATAGGTTTTCACCAATCATAGAGGAGAACTTTAGGATTATTCGTAGCAAAGTTGCCAAGCTCGAAGACGATCGCGTGCTAAAGGATGATGTTACCGCCATGGTTGAGCTGGTAAAGGCACGAGCATTTGTTGTTAAGTAA